The following nucleotide sequence is from Pseudorasbora parva isolate DD20220531a unplaced genomic scaffold, ASM2467924v1 scaffold_31, whole genome shotgun sequence.
atcttaaacttaagcttgaatttatatatttgatgaaagtattctagattatttattgtgtgtcatttgcaatcagtccccgtgaattcagtgcgactcgcaattttgaccaatcaccgcaacttttaccaatcattgcggtctcctgctaataagcggcgtcatacatcagcaaactttatatatcatatatcattgcctgtcaaaattaacgtgttaacgcaaattaattttaacggcactacatatatatatatatatatatatatatatatgtgtgtgtgtgtgtgtgtgtgtgtgtgtgtatatatatatatatgtatatgtatatatatatatatatatatatatatatatatatatatatatatatatatatatatacaggggttgacattaacttttttgctcaccggccaccgtggctagtggttttccaaagttactagccactcagcattttcactggccacaattttgatgtttggaaattacattgtatatgtttaaagttgactttggcatatataaattacttgattttgaatcattttactttatttagaagatttaaaaccctttcaaactttcaaatgcagaatgaccccccaaatcttgtatatcagctgggatgggcatgcaggtgggcaaggggtgggcaatataatagattataatagaatataataggctaatatgagaaaggtaatatgacaggctatgagttattttagttaggatatatatatatatatatatatatatatatatatatatatatatatatatatatatatatatatatatatatatatatatataatttaaaaaataccctaagcaaattacaaaaacaatagttattaaaaataaaataaaaattccgatactaatacgacacaatgtaatttattgaatgtaattgtcattggatacgactttcatcgaaaagaatgtaacaaaatgtgggcgtggtctgtgttgtgaaatgaaaccacattaaaatttcccttaaactgcgtttgaaacatacagcaaagcagcgacagaggaaaacacagagcctgatattatgcaaacatttaccaataatgtggaaagcgttttaaatctgttcagtggaaaatccgctgtgacgaatctgtcctcgtctaacatctgctgtaaatccaggtaaaactagctgcgtgcacgcgcccgtccccagataacatgatccccagttgatccgtaacaccggcgggaagaaacagctgaatgcaatcagtgggctatctcgtcagcttgctcagtttgctgccgattttaacgagcagttaactttagtaatctccaggttgctgtccatagatgataggttgcttgctttggagtcgaaaaactgtgtggaagatactaactttaagaagagaagacgagtgcctaagagaagaccagtcctaagattgcggtaagactgttatctaagctaaagtaacctaaagcaaagctttttaagtagcacaatctgaaattagccttgtaaaagaacaaatgtaagttgctttataaaagtgttttctttttctggtcattttacaggaagcagtacgccgtcttcacaacttcttcataacactcatttaattgttttccagctgcatgtaagacagagacagtacgcaggaggtacaaacatccagttcttgaaaagctgtgaagagttcaactcggagtcgattgagaagaaagagggtaagatttattagattagatccgtttttggtcagtgtgactatttttcaggtgcattttacgcagtacatcgcacaatactgattgtctttattgtttgtttttacagctgctacaagcaagaaagagtgtgttagctgaggatatgaggtgggcctttggaagtgcgctaccatagacctgatgtctgatgatgaagacggcatcgttcgcgcggtgtctggatggactATTCGACCAGCCAGGAGttcgccgagctctgtgccacgctgcaatcgagattagaggcgattccaaagaacagggcaacgcacgacagacgtctccagacgtctgaaaaatggacttaaaacagacagaatggcgctagttacctacagctctgaagcggaaaacagagacttcatggtgctgtaggattttgggcttctcgtgagcttcctattgttgtgtgggcagatctcaaacgttttgcatttggttgtgtgtttgttctaataaagctctttcttcgaataaactgcacgtccctggcatattttcctttcctcaataaatgaatgtccttgatggttataatagcgtagtccataggataacaatgacatgaatataaaacataatagcatatcacatgaatatgaatatatacaattaaaaaataatatgcaaatcataattttatatatatatacgtgtgtaaaattattataatttgggggtttaaatttattaatttattacccaggttgaccaatagtaacacatctgccaaccaatcacgagtgatatttcttgtttcaatgtagtagtttcaaccaatactgagtgaggaaattcaagccattccggcaaggcgccgcccagagctgctattcatatgctaattagagccattagcgccggcgccagcatgcctccgcaagctccacatacgtcatggttcgtttccgtcaatatgtggcacagacgaacgcgacgttcacaggctgtaaactgacgttaattgtcgaaaatcagggagatttccggccgtttacggggacgaaaatcccacttttcatgcagtgttgtACCTTTATTCTCTAGAGGGAAGTGTGAGAACACTATAAGTGTTATAACAAAAGACCCAAAACTGTAGATCCTTCCAGTCCAAGTTACAGAGGAATTAATAAGAAAAACTATCAGCTTTGAACTGATTGATCTCTTAATTTACGACACTTTTTCCTTACCTATAGCAAAACAGAAATGCTGTTTAGGCAGGAGTTATCTTATGCTTGAGTCAGTCAATAACTTGTCTCGAACTTGTAGTAAGGAATTTAGACCTAATGTTTCTTCGTTGTATTTATTAGGcccatttataaaatatatatatatatatataaattgaagTACTCACTGCTCCCCCGTTTAGTATCATGGTCATCTCAGTGGGTTGGTAGACGTTACTTCTGAAAGGTGCGCTGGGTCTGGCCCCTGTGCTGCCATTATGATGACTGCCACTCCTCAATCCTACAAAAGCAGAGGAGGGATTTTAGGATCTGATTAATGCATATTAAATCTTTcattgaagggttagttcacccaaaaatgaaaattatctctTTATATACTTACGctaatgtcgttggacaccggtcagacctccgttcatcttcagacacagatgaagatattagtgttgaaatccgatggctcagaaaggccttcattgacaccaatgtcatttcctctctcaagacccataaaggcactaaagacgtcgttacgaagcccatctcactacagcggctctacaatcatttatgaagagaccagaatagtttttgtgcacaaacgaactaaataacgacttgtatagtgatggcctatatcaaaacaaagctttgaacggttatgaatcagcgtatattgatttatgattcggatcgccaatgtcacatgatttcagcagtttgacacgcgatccgaatcatgaatcgatacactgactcataacggttcgaaactttgttttgaaatcgacccatcactatataagtcgatatttagttgtttttttgggGGACTCAAAACCCCTTCTCctgtcttcataaaatgattgtatagccgctgtagtgagatgggctttgtaacgacgtctttagtgcctttatgggtcttgagagaggaaatgacattggtgtcaatgaaggcctttctgagccatcggatttcaacactaatatcttcatctgtgtctgataaAGTTCTTACCGTTatcaaacgacattagggtgagaaattaatgacagaattttaatttttgggtgaactaaccatttaatcaGTGTGCCTAGTTGTACCTGCAGTATTTTCATCAAACGCATATCCCTGGTTCTCCACAAACTGCCTGTGTGAAAGTGGGATGTCCTCATCGAGGCTGGCCTCTCTCATGCGCGAGGAATTCTGAGACGTGTCGAAATAGTCCGGAGCCGAAGGCTGAGGCGGAGATCGAAGACAGGCATGGGCTTCAGGAGCAGCGTGGCACAGCAATAATAACCAACCCTGAGCTACCAGCGCTACGGCCAATGCTGGATCGTCCCAGTCCGGAGACTTCCCAAGCACATTGTTTCCATAGACGTAGAAACCAACCCAAGCCACCCACAAGAGAATGGACAGGAAGCAGGAGACCAGAAGCCACACAACATTACAGTGCCACGGCCGTGCCTTCCCACACAGGGCTAATGTTGCGGTTATTAGGGCGGCCAGCAGGAGCGCCAGCACATAGGCGCAAGCGAGGGCAAAGTCCAGAGGCTGATACTGGCACGCCGGGTTACCCTCACGAAGCACCGTCAGGAGAAGCCACTCTGCAGCAATAATGCCTTGTACTGCGGTCAACCCTAATGCGAGTCCGACGAGGGCACACCCGCCTGGGCTCCGAGACTCACGTGCAAGCCTGCGCAGCCTCACGCCCTGTGCCAACATGCAGGCAAAGCAGAGCGAAAAAAACACCCCCCAGAGGGCACGTCGCACCAAACAAATGCTCTCGTTGTGCTCAATAAGGTATGCGAAGCTAAGCCCGAACAGCCCAATAATGCCTATCAACAGGAAGAGAATGGGACCGATGCCACTCCGCTTTGGTGCCTCGGTCACCGAGTGCAGGCGACACAGAAGAACTAGCAACAGTAAAACCGCAGCTAACACGCCAGCCGCCGCTACGACCTCCACCACCACGCCCCATATAGCATCTAGGTCACATAAGAGAGTGTAGGGGCGCTGGAGGCCAAATCCACAGCCAAACGGGACCGTCGGCTTCTCATCTTGAGACC
It contains:
- the gprc5ba gene encoding G protein-coupled receptor, class C, group 5, member Ba — protein: MFKATVLPLNISYTKMPFFHVLFLLLTGLDVSWSQDEKPTVPFGCGFGLQRPYTLLCDLDAIWGVVVEVVAAAGVLAAVLLLLVLLCRLHSVTEAPKRSGIGPILFLLIGIIGLFGLSFAYLIEHNESICLVRRALWGVFFSLCFACMLAQGVRLRRLARESRSPGGCALVGLALGLTAVQGIIAAEWLLLTVLREGNPACQYQPLDFALACAYVLALLLAALITATLALCGKARPWHCNVVWLLVSCFLSILLWVAWVGFYVYGNNVLGKSPDWDDPALAVALVAQGWLLLLCHAAPEAHACLRSPPQPSAPDYFDTSQNSSRMREASLDEDIPLSHRQFVENQGYAFDENTAGLRSGSHHNGSTGARPSAPFRSNVYQPTEMTMILNGGAVPSAPPTYTGRQLW